DNA from Chitinophaga pendula:
TTCTATGATGCCGGCGATGGTGTGTGTAAGTGGGATGGGGGTGAACCATTCTGCTGCGTATGCGATGCGGAGGAGGCAGAGGGTGGCGAGGGCGAAGAGGAAGCCTATCCACCTGATCCACCGGTTGGAGAAGATGAGGTAGTTGATAAATATAAGGAATGTGAGCATGAACAGGAGTTGGACCTGTTTGCCGAACAGTATGCCGAAGTAGATGATAACGATGGTTTGCAGGAAGTATAGTACGAGGCTGGCGAGTGTGTGCCGGCGGTGGTGGTTGAGTACCAGTACGAGTGCGTTGACGATGAATTCGACGGAGAGGGCGATGAATACGGAAGCTTTTTGTGTGAGGAGTATTACGACGGGAGCGAGGATAAGGAGCAGGGCGCCGAATGTGAAGCTGAGGGTGTTTGTCATCATGACATTGGCGGCGAGGGCTTCATCTTTTATTTCGCTGGTACCGATATTTTTAATGGTTTCGAAGGTCCGGACGATGTAGTTCTTTTCCCGGATATTCCTATCAGCTGTTTTCATTTCTGGGGTGATATGGTTTTTTTGGGTTGATCGATGTAAAGATACAGGCGTTAACTGTTGTTCCGGTTGCATTTGCCGGCACCGGCTGTTAACGGGGAGATCGTCTCAGCGATTAACACTGCGATAATCAATTTGGTTTACGAGGGGGATTATGATCTTCTTTTGAGGAGGATGGTATCGAGTTTTACGAGGGCCCAGCTAGCGTGGAGGGTATCTTGTTTATAGTCTATGGTGTCGTTGATGAATCCGTTGGAGGAGATGATGAGGATGTTTTCATTGGGGTGGATGACGGCTTTTTTGCGGGGCCAGGTGAGGTGGCCTTCTGTGATGAGGGGTACGGAGAATCGGCCGCTGTCGTCTGCGGTGGCCACTGGGTCGTTATAGCGATTTCGGACGTTGGCGGCGGGGATGGGTTTGCGGGTATCTGCATCGAGGACGACACCATCGATACGGGGGCGTATGATGTAGGAGTTGCAAGCAGGTATCAGTATAAGCGGTAGCGACAATAACAGCAAAGCAACCTTTGGTAAGATACTATTACTATTGGTTAACATTGAGATAGGTTTATAGCATCAACAGTTTGTTTTGGGGGCCTATGCGGGGGCCGTTTGAAAGGGACAGTTACGATTGCCAGCCGACTGCTGCTCCGGCTGCTAAGTTATTGTGTGTGTATTGATTAACCATAAGTATTTCTACGTTATTTTAACCGATGATAGCAGGGATTTTTTTGCGGAAGGATGCAGTTATTGCTGAGGGATATGGGGTGTGATGGGAAAAAAAAGCCGGAATAGAAATACTCCGGCTGTTTACCTAAACCTACAACTGTTACACTGTTAGTATAACATAACTTCAATATTGTCAGACGATTGTTTTGTTTTCTTTAAAAATTAGAACAATTTCGTTTTTTAGTCTAAAATGAGGTATAAAAAAAGAGCGTTTTATTGCCAACGGCGTGGTGATCACTTTTTTTTGATCCCGTTTAGATACAGATCGATGAGGTAGTCCATTTTTTCTGACATCTCGTCTACTTTATCATTGACAATAAGCGCTATTTCTACGCCATGCTGGGCACTTGCCAGGAGGAATACGAGGGTATCCATATCGGAGGGTGGAATGTTTTTGAACTCTCCGGTGACGATGCCGTATTGGAGGATGCTTTTGAGCAATTCTGCTTCCAGGTGGGCATATCGTTGGCGGATGTTTTTTTCCAGTTCGTTACAGACGGCCATTTCTCTGAGTACGACCTTATAGAGGTTGGTCATTTTTTTCAGTTCCCGCATGCGGGTTTTGGCGAATGCTTCGAGTTTTTCCGAGGCGGAGCCGGCGTTTGCTACTTCTTCCTGGATATTGCGGAAGACGATATCTTTTTCGTGTCTGATGACGGCGTCGAAGATATCTTCTTTATTGCGGTAGTAGTAGTATAGCGTACTTTTCCCTTTACCAACGGCATTGGCGATATCTTCCATGGTCGTTTTGCTGAGGCCGTAGTGGCGGAACAGTTTACCTGCTTCTGCTACGATCTCCGACTTTATGATTTCGTCTTTGGTAATTGTCATTGCGGTGGAGTACGTTCACGTCGCCACAAAAATAGACATTCCCGGCAGAATAATTTCTTTTTTTCGAACGAAATGTTTTAAAAGTCCAATTTTGCTGTAAGGTTCAAGTGGCATTGATTGATCCTGTGGCAAAAGTAGTGTATGTATCGAGGATTTGTGTTGCCGGGTGGTCCGCATCGTTTTATATCCACGTAAGTTCCAACAAATGTTTACCTATGTTCTGACAAAGGTACGGGGTCTGTTGTTGATGTATCTTATAAATTTCACGGAATAAATTGTATTAATTCCGGGAAGTTGGTGTTTTTTTGCGGCCAACTTCGCGCAGAGATATAAACAAGGTATTTCATCACCCGTCAGACGGAATATTCATTGATTTAAAATTAATACTAATTTATTACTTTTACTTTCGGGGTACTTATTTCTTACTTTCATCGGGGCACTATCAATTCGGGTGAGCGCAAATGCAAAATATATCAACCAACAACTGTTTGCCGACATTTCAGCGGGAGATGAGGCAGCATTTACTATCTTTTTCAAGAAGTATTATCCTGAAATGTTCTGGAATGCTTATAAGTTTCTGAAGTCTGAATTTTGGGCAGAGGAAATCGTTCAGGGTGTTTTTCTCAGCATCTGGACTCAGCGTGCGAATTTGAAAGGTGTAATTTCACCGACTGACTATCTTTACCGTCTTGTCGCTAACAGATGTCTTGACAGGATACGCAGACACGAAAGGGAATCAAAAGCGCAATATCTATTGCAGCAGGAATTGCTATCAGAGAGCGATGCCACCACTGAAGTCAATCAGAAAGAACGCTTACACCAATTACTGGAAGAAGCGGTGAATCATCTTCCGCAACAAAGGCGGCGTATTTACCAGCTCCGGTACAAGGACGGGCTGAGTTACCACCAGATTGCTGAAATGCTTGATTTAACGAAGAATACTGTCAGGAATCACCTTACACTTGCTGTTAGCGATATCCGTTCCTATATACTGTCACAAGATGATATATATATACTGATCTGCCTGATCATCTTTTTTTAAAAAAAATCAAAATTCCATTGGTACATTTTGATAAGGCCGGCGTCTTTACTTTACACGCTTATGATGTCTGATCGTATAAAATACCTATGGCGGCAATATATAGCTGAAACTGCTACACTAGCAGAGGTAGCGGAGTTGTTCCGTTACATTGAGGATACTTCGAATGATCAGGAGAACGGGACAATTTTTAGAGATGAGCTGAAATCCTTTCCTATTCCACCTCATTTACAAAGGCAGGCGCCGGAGGATGTATTGAGAGCAATTCTATCTGCCGACGTTCCGGAGGCGCCGGTTTTAGGGCCGGTCAAAATCCGGCAACGGAGGCGTTGGTTACGATATGCTGCAGCATTTTTATTGTTTCTTGCAGGCGGTGGCATGGCATGGTGGCTAAATAGGGCTGATACGCCCCGGGCTACTACGGATATCCGAAGATTTTCCAGGGAGGTAATGCCCGGACACAATGGGGCTATTCTTACCTTATCAGACGGCCGGGAAGTGATGCTTGACAGCCTTGGTGACGGGACTGTAGCGATGCAGGGTAATACGGCTATACGGCTTAGTCACGGTCAACTAGCCTATGATCTGCAGGCAGCTGACGAAAATGTCGCGTTGTTATATAATACGACCAAGACACCTAACGGCCGACAGTACCAGCTGATCCTTCCGGACGGCACAAAAGTATGGCTCAATGCGGCCAGCAGCCTCAGATATCCTGTCATGTTTACTAATAAGGAACGGTTAGTAGAAGTAAGTGGAGAGGCTTATTTCGAAGTTGCTCAGAATGGGCAGGCACCTTTCCGCATAAAGATAAATGAGATGATGGAGATACAAGTGCTGGGTACACATTTTAACATCAATGCATATGCTAACGAAGCGGATATCCAGACTACTTTGCTGGAGGGCTCTGTAAGAATAGTGAACAATGGCCAGGCATATCTGCTGGCGCCTGGCCAGCAGGCCCAAGTCCGTGGCGCCTCGCTGCGTATAAAAAAAGATATAGACCTTTCACAGGTAATGGCATGGAAGGCTGGAGCCTTTTCATTTGTCAATGCAGATGTTCCTGCGGTTATGCGTCAGCTGGCGAGATGGTATGATATAGAAGTAAGATACGAAGGAGATATTCCCGTCCGAGAGTTTACCGGTGAAATAGGCCGAAACCTGAGCCTTGATCAGGTGTTACAGCTATTAACTAAGAACAGGATCAATTACAGGATCGAACATGAGAAACTGATCACTATAGTTCCATAACATCAACACAACATACGGGCCTACTACTAATGAAAAACCGGGCGAGATTCGAAGCCTACCCGGTTTTCATTGATGTTCAGGTCTAAACAGGTATTGCTTATTCCACCCGAACAATGCAAAAATATGCGTTTTACTGTTCATTGCCACAAGTTTCCACATCCACGTTGGATTATCAAAAAACAAACATTTAAAACATTGTTAATTATGAAGTTATTTTCGATTTCACTATTAGCAATCACGTTGCAGGTCTCTGCTGCAGCCTATTCTCAAAGGGTTACCTATGCAGCTACGTCTGTGAATTTAAAGCAAGTCTTCAGGGAGTTCAAGAAGCAAACCGGCTACTTCTTTTTTTACGACAACCGGGAGATTGCGAATAGTGTTCCTGTAACGGTAGACGTTAAGCATCTGCCGCTGGAGCAAGCGCTGGAACAGGTTCTTTCCGGCCAGCCATTTGATTTCCAGGTACAGGGTACTACGATTTCTATTACCCAGAAGGCGGTGCAGCGGACTCCTATTTCTTCTGAAGGCGCTTCGTATTTACGATTAGCTGTTATTAAGGGTATTGTAAAGGATTCTTCGGGTATACCATTGCCTGGTGCTTCAGTGGCGATCAAGAACAGCGACGGCACGCTCCGAAAGGGGGTTGTAACAAATGCTACTGGTGCCTTTACCATCAATGCAGCTATTGGCGATGTATTGGTTATTTCCTTTGTCGGTTATATACGGAAAGAAGTGACGATTACGTCGGAAGCACCGCTGGATATTATGCTGAGTGCTGCCAGTAATGTTATGGAACAAGTGGTGGTTACTGCGCTCGGTATCCGTAAAACAACCAAAGCGCTTACCTATCATGTACAGGAGGTAAAAGGCGAGGAGATCAGCCGTGTGCCTGATGCCAGTTTTGTGAACGCGTTAGCCGGAAAGGTAGCTGGCATTACGATCAACAGCAGTGCATCCGGTATTGGTGGTTCTACCAGGGTTGTAATGCGAGGCGATAAGTCTCTCAGTGCTACAGGGAATAATAATGCGCTTTATGTACTGGATGGTATTCCTCTTCCTAACCTGTTCTCTTCATCGAGTGTAACGACGAATGGTGTATATGGGGGGAAAGATGGAGGCGAAGGTATTTCTGATTTTAACGCTGAAGATATTGCCAGTATGTCCGTGCTGACGGGAGCTGCTTCAGCTGCATTGTACGGCGGCATGGCGGCCAATGGTGCTTTGCTGATCAATACCAAAAAAGGGAGTAGTACTGGTACGCGTATTAGCTTTTCCAATGCTACTAATTTCTACAAGCCTTTTGTACTACCTGCGTTCCAAAATACCTATGGTACATCTGCTCCGGGGAGTTTTGACAGCTGGGGTCAGAAGCTGGCGATTCCCAGTAGTTATGATCCGGCAGATTTTTTTGAGACAGGCATGAATGTTTCCAACAGTATAAGTTTGGCGACCGGCAATGCCAAAAACCAGACTTATCTTTCGGCGGCAACGTCCAATGCAAAGGGTATTATTCCTAACAATACATTTGACCGTTATAATCTGACGCTCCGCAATACCACTTATTATCTCGACAACAAACTGACACTGGATATTACTGCGATGTACGTGCGGTCCAAAAATCAGAACATGCGGTCTCAGGGGCAGTATCTTAATCCGCTGGTACCTATTTATCTTTTTCCGCGCGGTGATGATATTGAGAAATATAAGGTTTTCGAGCGGTATAATCCTGACAGGAATTTCAAGACGCAGTTCTGGCCTGCTTCCTACGGCACTCAGAATATGGCGATGCAGAATCCATACTGGACGATTAACCGAGATTTCAGTACGATCGATAAGGAGCGGTATATTCTTGGCGCCAACCTTACCTACCGGGCGCTTAGCTGGTTGACGTTAATGGCGAGGGTTAGAGCGGATCATAGTGCTAACCGTAATGAAGTAAAGAACTATGCTTCTACATTACCATTACTTACTGCGAATTCCCTCAACGGATCTTATCTCGATCTAACTGCCACTACGCGGAATACGTATGCGGACATGCTGGTTAGCATTGAAAAGTCTTTTGGTAATGTTGGATTAACGGCAAATGCAGGAGCCAGTTTACTTGATAACAGGTTTCGACTTAGCGGCAATGCGCTTGGAGGGGATGGAGCGCCGTTGTCTAAAGTGCCTAACTTATTCAGTTCTACTAATATTATTCCGCAGCCCCAGCCCGGCAGCCAGCCAGATATTACGCAAACTCAATCAGTGTATGCGACGGCGCAGACGGATTATAAGCAGCTAGTTTACCTGAACCTTTCTGCGCGTAATGAATGGCCTTCGCAGCTGGCGAACAATAGCGGTAACAAGCGGTCTCTTTTTTATCCTTCTGCCGGTTTATCGGTGATTGCCAGTGACCTATTGCAGTTACCCAAAAATATATTTTCATTTCTAAAGATAAGAGGATCCTATAGCGAGGTGGGCAATCCACCGTTACTTTTCATGGCCAATCCGCCATATGAGGTAAGTGTTTCGGGCCCCAGTTTAAACAGGGATCTTCCCTTTAATCTGTTACCTGAAAGGACGAAGTCCTATGAGGCAGGTATCACTGCTAATTTCCTGGCTAACAAGCTTAGTCTGGATGTTACAGTTTACAAGGCTAATACTTTTAACCAGATATTTACGTTTACTGCGCCCGGCGGGAGTGGATTCGCCAATTATTTCATTAATGCGGGGAATGTACAGAATAAAGGCATAGAAGCTTCACTGAGCTACAATGGCGCTGTAGGTGTGGTCAGGTTTAATTCCGGTGTAACCTTTACGATGAACAGGAACAGGATATTGGAATTAGCAGGCAACGCTGTCAATCCTTTTACGGGGAGATTGCTTGAGACTTCGGACACTATGTATATGGCGGGGATAGGCTCGGCATCTTCTGCCGCAGTATTAGGAAGTGCTATTGGTGATATTTATGTGAACAGTCTGATGACGGATCCTCACGGCTACATCCTTATCAATAATACTACCGGTGGGATGGTACAGGTCAATAACAAACAGCTTATTTATGCAGGCAATCCGAATCCATTGTACAAAGTGTCTTTCCGGAACGGGATCAGTTATGGTAATTTCCAATTCAATTTTCTGATCGATTGGCGTATCGGGGGCCGGGTGGTTTCGTCTACGCAGGCGATTATGGACGGATATGGTGTTTCGAAGGCCAGTGCGGATGCCAGAGACAATCAAAGTGTGCTGATCAACGGTTATAGTGTAGATGCTAAGAGGTATTACCAAACGGTGGGTCTTGGGACAGGGGTATTGTCGCAATATGTATATAGTGCGACGAATGCCAGATTGCGGGAGGCCTCGCTGAGTTATAGTTTGCCGACTGTCATTTTCAAGCATAAGCTAAGGGAACTGACCCTTTCGCTGATAGGCCGTAATCTGTTTATGTTTTACAACAAAGCGCCTTTTGATCCGGAGAACACGGCCTCTACAGGTACTTACTTCCAAGGCATTGATTATTTTATGGCACCCAGCCTGAGAAGTTTTGGCTTTAGCGTAAAAGCCAGTCTGTAATGCCCTGGTATTGGAACAATTCAAAAAACTGGTTATGAAAAGATTCATTTTATATATTTTTTGTGGTATCAGCCTACTGCATAACACTTCGTGTACAAAAAACTACGAGTTGTACAATACCGACCGTAATGGAGCTACGGATGGTGATCTCAATTACGATAATCTCCGGCTTGGAAGTCTTATCTCCCAGATGCAGGTAAAGATGATTCCTTCGCAGAACCTGGCAGAGAATGCAGATGTGAATGCGTATCAATTGATGCACAGTCTTATGGGAGATATTTATTCTGGTCATCAGGGGGCTTCCAATGCGTTTGGTAATAATGGCGTTAACAATACGACTTATTCGATGACTCCGGAGTGGTACGGTTCGGCTTTCGCCTATACATTTCAGAATGAGATGGCGCCATGGTACAATATTAA
Protein-coding regions in this window:
- a CDS encoding TetR/AcrR family transcriptional regulator, whose product is MTITKDEIIKSEIVAEAGKLFRHYGLSKTTMEDIANAVGKGKSTLYYYYRNKEDIFDAVIRHEKDIVFRNIQEEVANAGSASEKLEAFAKTRMRELKKMTNLYKVVLREMAVCNELEKNIRQRYAHLEAELLKSILQYGIVTGEFKNIPPSDMDTLVFLLASAQHGVEIALIVNDKVDEMSEKMDYLIDLYLNGIKKK
- a CDS encoding FecR family protein, whose translation is MSDRIKYLWRQYIAETATLAEVAELFRYIEDTSNDQENGTIFRDELKSFPIPPHLQRQAPEDVLRAILSADVPEAPVLGPVKIRQRRRWLRYAAAFLLFLAGGGMAWWLNRADTPRATTDIRRFSREVMPGHNGAILTLSDGREVMLDSLGDGTVAMQGNTAIRLSHGQLAYDLQAADENVALLYNTTKTPNGRQYQLILPDGTKVWLNAASSLRYPVMFTNKERLVEVSGEAYFEVAQNGQAPFRIKINEMMEIQVLGTHFNINAYANEADIQTTLLEGSVRIVNNGQAYLLAPGQQAQVRGASLRIKKDIDLSQVMAWKAGAFSFVNADVPAVMRQLARWYDIEVRYEGDIPVREFTGEIGRNLSLDQVLQLLTKNRINYRIEHEKLITIVP
- a CDS encoding RNA polymerase sigma factor; protein product: MSANAKYINQQLFADISAGDEAAFTIFFKKYYPEMFWNAYKFLKSEFWAEEIVQGVFLSIWTQRANLKGVISPTDYLYRLVANRCLDRIRRHERESKAQYLLQQELLSESDATTEVNQKERLHQLLEEAVNHLPQQRRRIYQLRYKDGLSYHQIAEMLDLTKNTVRNHLTLAVSDIRSYILSQDDIYILICLIIFF
- a CDS encoding SusC/RagA family TonB-linked outer membrane protein codes for the protein MKLFSISLLAITLQVSAAAYSQRVTYAATSVNLKQVFREFKKQTGYFFFYDNREIANSVPVTVDVKHLPLEQALEQVLSGQPFDFQVQGTTISITQKAVQRTPISSEGASYLRLAVIKGIVKDSSGIPLPGASVAIKNSDGTLRKGVVTNATGAFTINAAIGDVLVISFVGYIRKEVTITSEAPLDIMLSAASNVMEQVVVTALGIRKTTKALTYHVQEVKGEEISRVPDASFVNALAGKVAGITINSSASGIGGSTRVVMRGDKSLSATGNNNALYVLDGIPLPNLFSSSSVTTNGVYGGKDGGEGISDFNAEDIASMSVLTGAASAALYGGMAANGALLINTKKGSSTGTRISFSNATNFYKPFVLPAFQNTYGTSAPGSFDSWGQKLAIPSSYDPADFFETGMNVSNSISLATGNAKNQTYLSAATSNAKGIIPNNTFDRYNLTLRNTTYYLDNKLTLDITAMYVRSKNQNMRSQGQYLNPLVPIYLFPRGDDIEKYKVFERYNPDRNFKTQFWPASYGTQNMAMQNPYWTINRDFSTIDKERYILGANLTYRALSWLTLMARVRADHSANRNEVKNYASTLPLLTANSLNGSYLDLTATTRNTYADMLVSIEKSFGNVGLTANAGASLLDNRFRLSGNALGGDGAPLSKVPNLFSSTNIIPQPQPGSQPDITQTQSVYATAQTDYKQLVYLNLSARNEWPSQLANNSGNKRSLFYPSAGLSVIASDLLQLPKNIFSFLKIRGSYSEVGNPPLLFMANPPYEVSVSGPSLNRDLPFNLLPERTKSYEAGITANFLANKLSLDVTVYKANTFNQIFTFTAPGGSGFANYFINAGNVQNKGIEASLSYNGAVGVVRFNSGVTFTMNRNRILELAGNAVNPFTGRLLETSDTMYMAGIGSASSAAVLGSAIGDIYVNSLMTDPHGYILINNTTGGMVQVNNKQLIYAGNPNPLYKVSFRNGISYGNFQFNFLIDWRIGGRVVSSTQAIMDGYGVSKASADARDNQSVLINGYSVDAKRYYQTVGLGTGVLSQYVYSATNARLREASLSYSLPTVIFKHKLRELTLSLIGRNLFMFYNKAPFDPENTASTGTYFQGIDYFMAPSLRSFGFSVKASL